The Raphanus sativus cultivar WK10039 chromosome 2, ASM80110v3, whole genome shotgun sequence genome includes a region encoding these proteins:
- the LOC108842962 gene encoding serine/threonine-protein kinase BLUS1 isoform X1: MAGSSTKRFPLYAKDYELFEEVGEGVSASVYRAKCIALNENVAIKIMDLEKCRNDLDTIRKEVHIMSLIEHPNLLKAHCSFIDRDTLWIVMPYMSGGSCFHLMKTVYPEGFEQPIIATLLREVLKALVYLHRQGHIHRDVKAGNILVHSRGVVKLGDFGVSACMFDSGERMRTRNTFVGTPCWMAPEVMQQVDGYDFKADIWSFGITALELAHGHAPFSKYPPMKVLLMTLQNAPPSLDYDRDKKFSKSFRELIAACLVKDPKKRPTSAKLLKHPFFKHARSTDYLSRKILHGLSPLGERFKKLKEAEAELFKGINGDKEHEYMRGISAWNFDLQDLRKQVSLNPDNEMCSSESRDVDVPKRIQRSKTMSLEMFKISDKDLMSAASNSLTIGPLLPSFRRKFLPAIGYKVGILSDESNACRKRAAEALALEEPRQLADDTKQTLPLEEPYQLVEALAEDTKQTLALEEPLAEKPKNGYTVSPIDTATEVLPLLQSLLVQNDIQREKVIRLIRFFDPTAENENSISRNEGVQIYPSRERELQSQVNFLEQSVEILVEEVKRRKEINDQLEGQIRSLNSSSSRNDSFSVFSI; this comes from the exons ATGGCTGGTTCATCAACCAAGAGGTTTCCTCTCTACGCTAAGGACTACGAGCTCTTTGAAGAGGTAGGAGAAGGTGTTAGCGCCTCAGTGTACAGAGCCAAGTGCATTGCTCTTAACGAGAATGTCGCCATTAAGATCATGGATCTTGAGAAATGCAGAAACGATTTG GACACAATACGCAAGGAAGTTCACATTATGAGTTTGATTGAGCATCCTAATCTGTTGAAAGCGCATTGCTCTTTCATAGACCGTGATACCTTGTGGATTGTGATGCCTTATATGTCTGGTGGCTCTTGCTTTCATTTGATGAAAACTGTTTATCCTGAAGGTTTTGAGCAACCTATTATTGCTACTTTGTTGAGAGAAGTGCTCAAAGCTCTTGTTTATCTTCATAGGCAAGGACACATCCATAGAGATGTTAAG GCTGGGAACATACTGGTTCACTCGAGAGGTGTGGTTAAACTTGGAGACTTTGGAGTTTCAGCGTGTATGTTTGATAGCGGTGAAAGGATGCGTACAAGGAACACATTCGTTGGAACTCCTTGCTG GATGGCACCTGAGGTTATGCAGCAAGTAGATGGATATGATTTCAA AGCGGATATCTGGTCCTTTGGTATAACTGCACTGGAGCTCGCTCATGGTCATGCCCCATTTTCAAAATATCCACCTATGAAA GTGCTGTTAATGACCTTACAGAATGCGCCTCCTAGCCTTGACTATGACAGAGACAAGAAGTTCTCAAAG TCGTTTAGAGAGTTGATCGCAGCCTGTTTAGTTAAAGATCCAAAGAAGCGTCCAACCTCAGCAAAACTCCTGAAACACCCTTTCTTCAAACATGCACGGTCTACGGACTATCTGTCCCGTAAGATTCTTCATGGTCTTTCTCCACTTGGTGAACGTTTTAAAAAGCTCAAG GAGGCAGAGGCTGAGTTGTTTAAAGGCATAAATGGTGACAAAGAACACGAGTATATGCGAGGAATCAGTGCTTGGAACTTTGATCTACAAGACTTGAGGAAACAGGTATCACTT AATCCAGATAATGAAATGTGCAGTTCAGAGAGTAGGGATGTTGATGTACCAAAAAGAATACAAAGGTCAAAGACTATGTCTTTGGAGATGTTCAAAATCTCAGACAAG gatttgatGAGTGCAGCGAGTAATAGTCTAACAATAGGTCCGTTACTTCCTTCATTTCGTCGCAAGTTCCTCCCTGCTATTGG ATATAAAGTTGGCATCCTTTCTGATGAAAGCAATGCATGTCGCAAAAGAGCTGCAGAGGCTCTCGCTCTTGAAGAGCCACGTCAACTAGCAGATGATACCAAGCAGACGCTACCTCTTGAAGAGCCATATCAACTAGTAGAAGCATTAGCAGAGGATACCAAGCAGACGCTAGCTCTTGAAGAACCATTAGCGGAGAAACCAAAAAATGGCTACACAGTTAGTCCTATTGACACAGCAACTGAAGTCCTCCCACTGTTACAGAGTCTTCTAGTACAGAATGACATTCAGagg GAGAAAGTAATCAGATTGATTAGATTTTTTGATCCGACTGCTG aaaatgaaaattcaatCTCAAGAAACGAAGGAGTGCAG ATATATCCATCAAGGGAGAGAGAACTACAATCTCAAGTTAATTTCTTGGAGCAAAG TGTTGAGATACTTGTAGAGGAagtgaaaagaagaaaagaaataaatgatCAG CTAGAAGGACAGATCAGATCTCTAAATAGTAGCAGCAGCAGGAACGATTCTTTTTCTGTATTCagtatttaa
- the LOC108842962 gene encoding serine/threonine-protein kinase BLUS1 isoform X3 has translation MQDTIRKEVHIMSLIEHPNLLKAHCSFIDRDTLWIVMPYMSGGSCFHLMKTVYPEGFEQPIIATLLREVLKALVYLHRQGHIHRDVKAGNILVHSRGVVKLGDFGVSACMFDSGERMRTRNTFVGTPCWMAPEVMQQVDGYDFKADIWSFGITALELAHGHAPFSKYPPMKVLLMTLQNAPPSLDYDRDKKFSKSFRELIAACLVKDPKKRPTSAKLLKHPFFKHARSTDYLSRKILHGLSPLGERFKKLKEAEAELFKGINGDKEHEYMRGISAWNFDLQDLRKQVSLNPDNEMCSSESRDVDVPKRIQRSKTMSLEMFKISDKDLMSAASNSLTIGPLLPSFRRKFLPAIGYKVGILSDESNACRKRAAEALALEEPRQLADDTKQTLPLEEPYQLVEALAEDTKQTLALEEPLAEKPKNGYTVSPIDTATEVLPLLQSLLVQNDIQREKVIRLIRFFDPTAENENSISRNEGVQIYPSRERELQSQVNFLEQSVEILVEEVKRRKEINDQLEGQIRSLNSSSSRNDSFSVFSI, from the exons ATGCAGGACACAATACGCAAGGAAGTTCACATTATGAGTTTGATTGAGCATCCTAATCTGTTGAAAGCGCATTGCTCTTTCATAGACCGTGATACCTTGTGGATTGTGATGCCTTATATGTCTGGTGGCTCTTGCTTTCATTTGATGAAAACTGTTTATCCTGAAGGTTTTGAGCAACCTATTATTGCTACTTTGTTGAGAGAAGTGCTCAAAGCTCTTGTTTATCTTCATAGGCAAGGACACATCCATAGAGATGTTAAG GCTGGGAACATACTGGTTCACTCGAGAGGTGTGGTTAAACTTGGAGACTTTGGAGTTTCAGCGTGTATGTTTGATAGCGGTGAAAGGATGCGTACAAGGAACACATTCGTTGGAACTCCTTGCTG GATGGCACCTGAGGTTATGCAGCAAGTAGATGGATATGATTTCAA AGCGGATATCTGGTCCTTTGGTATAACTGCACTGGAGCTCGCTCATGGTCATGCCCCATTTTCAAAATATCCACCTATGAAA GTGCTGTTAATGACCTTACAGAATGCGCCTCCTAGCCTTGACTATGACAGAGACAAGAAGTTCTCAAAG TCGTTTAGAGAGTTGATCGCAGCCTGTTTAGTTAAAGATCCAAAGAAGCGTCCAACCTCAGCAAAACTCCTGAAACACCCTTTCTTCAAACATGCACGGTCTACGGACTATCTGTCCCGTAAGATTCTTCATGGTCTTTCTCCACTTGGTGAACGTTTTAAAAAGCTCAAG GAGGCAGAGGCTGAGTTGTTTAAAGGCATAAATGGTGACAAAGAACACGAGTATATGCGAGGAATCAGTGCTTGGAACTTTGATCTACAAGACTTGAGGAAACAGGTATCACTT AATCCAGATAATGAAATGTGCAGTTCAGAGAGTAGGGATGTTGATGTACCAAAAAGAATACAAAGGTCAAAGACTATGTCTTTGGAGATGTTCAAAATCTCAGACAAG gatttgatGAGTGCAGCGAGTAATAGTCTAACAATAGGTCCGTTACTTCCTTCATTTCGTCGCAAGTTCCTCCCTGCTATTGG ATATAAAGTTGGCATCCTTTCTGATGAAAGCAATGCATGTCGCAAAAGAGCTGCAGAGGCTCTCGCTCTTGAAGAGCCACGTCAACTAGCAGATGATACCAAGCAGACGCTACCTCTTGAAGAGCCATATCAACTAGTAGAAGCATTAGCAGAGGATACCAAGCAGACGCTAGCTCTTGAAGAACCATTAGCGGAGAAACCAAAAAATGGCTACACAGTTAGTCCTATTGACACAGCAACTGAAGTCCTCCCACTGTTACAGAGTCTTCTAGTACAGAATGACATTCAGagg GAGAAAGTAATCAGATTGATTAGATTTTTTGATCCGACTGCTG aaaatgaaaattcaatCTCAAGAAACGAAGGAGTGCAG ATATATCCATCAAGGGAGAGAGAACTACAATCTCAAGTTAATTTCTTGGAGCAAAG TGTTGAGATACTTGTAGAGGAagtgaaaagaagaaaagaaataaatgatCAG CTAGAAGGACAGATCAGATCTCTAAATAGTAGCAGCAGCAGGAACGATTCTTTTTCTGTATTCagtatttaa
- the LOC108842962 gene encoding serine/threonine-protein kinase BLUS1 isoform X2, translated as MAGSSTKRFPLYAKDYELFEEVGEGVSASVYRAKCIALNENVAIKIMDLEKCRNDLDTIRKEVHIMSLIEHPNLLKAHCSFIDRDTLWIVMPYMSGGSCFHLMKTVYPEGFEQPIIATLLREVLKALVYLHRQGHIHRDVKAGNILVHSRGVVKLGDFGVSACMFDSGERMRTRNTFVGTPCWMAPEVMQQVDGYDFKADIWSFGITALELAHGHAPFSKYPPMKVLLMTLQNAPPSLDYDRDKKFSKSFRELIAACLVKDPKKRPTSAKLLKHPFFKHARSTDYLSRKILHGLSPLGERFKKLKEAEAELFKGINGDKEHEYMRGISAWNFDLQDLRKQNPDNEMCSSESRDVDVPKRIQRSKTMSLEMFKISDKDLMSAASNSLTIGPLLPSFRRKFLPAIGYKVGILSDESNACRKRAAEALALEEPRQLADDTKQTLPLEEPYQLVEALAEDTKQTLALEEPLAEKPKNGYTVSPIDTATEVLPLLQSLLVQNDIQREKVIRLIRFFDPTAENENSISRNEGVQIYPSRERELQSQVNFLEQSVEILVEEVKRRKEINDQLEGQIRSLNSSSSRNDSFSVFSI; from the exons ATGGCTGGTTCATCAACCAAGAGGTTTCCTCTCTACGCTAAGGACTACGAGCTCTTTGAAGAGGTAGGAGAAGGTGTTAGCGCCTCAGTGTACAGAGCCAAGTGCATTGCTCTTAACGAGAATGTCGCCATTAAGATCATGGATCTTGAGAAATGCAGAAACGATTTG GACACAATACGCAAGGAAGTTCACATTATGAGTTTGATTGAGCATCCTAATCTGTTGAAAGCGCATTGCTCTTTCATAGACCGTGATACCTTGTGGATTGTGATGCCTTATATGTCTGGTGGCTCTTGCTTTCATTTGATGAAAACTGTTTATCCTGAAGGTTTTGAGCAACCTATTATTGCTACTTTGTTGAGAGAAGTGCTCAAAGCTCTTGTTTATCTTCATAGGCAAGGACACATCCATAGAGATGTTAAG GCTGGGAACATACTGGTTCACTCGAGAGGTGTGGTTAAACTTGGAGACTTTGGAGTTTCAGCGTGTATGTTTGATAGCGGTGAAAGGATGCGTACAAGGAACACATTCGTTGGAACTCCTTGCTG GATGGCACCTGAGGTTATGCAGCAAGTAGATGGATATGATTTCAA AGCGGATATCTGGTCCTTTGGTATAACTGCACTGGAGCTCGCTCATGGTCATGCCCCATTTTCAAAATATCCACCTATGAAA GTGCTGTTAATGACCTTACAGAATGCGCCTCCTAGCCTTGACTATGACAGAGACAAGAAGTTCTCAAAG TCGTTTAGAGAGTTGATCGCAGCCTGTTTAGTTAAAGATCCAAAGAAGCGTCCAACCTCAGCAAAACTCCTGAAACACCCTTTCTTCAAACATGCACGGTCTACGGACTATCTGTCCCGTAAGATTCTTCATGGTCTTTCTCCACTTGGTGAACGTTTTAAAAAGCTCAAG GAGGCAGAGGCTGAGTTGTTTAAAGGCATAAATGGTGACAAAGAACACGAGTATATGCGAGGAATCAGTGCTTGGAACTTTGATCTACAAGACTTGAGGAAACAG AATCCAGATAATGAAATGTGCAGTTCAGAGAGTAGGGATGTTGATGTACCAAAAAGAATACAAAGGTCAAAGACTATGTCTTTGGAGATGTTCAAAATCTCAGACAAG gatttgatGAGTGCAGCGAGTAATAGTCTAACAATAGGTCCGTTACTTCCTTCATTTCGTCGCAAGTTCCTCCCTGCTATTGG ATATAAAGTTGGCATCCTTTCTGATGAAAGCAATGCATGTCGCAAAAGAGCTGCAGAGGCTCTCGCTCTTGAAGAGCCACGTCAACTAGCAGATGATACCAAGCAGACGCTACCTCTTGAAGAGCCATATCAACTAGTAGAAGCATTAGCAGAGGATACCAAGCAGACGCTAGCTCTTGAAGAACCATTAGCGGAGAAACCAAAAAATGGCTACACAGTTAGTCCTATTGACACAGCAACTGAAGTCCTCCCACTGTTACAGAGTCTTCTAGTACAGAATGACATTCAGagg GAGAAAGTAATCAGATTGATTAGATTTTTTGATCCGACTGCTG aaaatgaaaattcaatCTCAAGAAACGAAGGAGTGCAG ATATATCCATCAAGGGAGAGAGAACTACAATCTCAAGTTAATTTCTTGGAGCAAAG TGTTGAGATACTTGTAGAGGAagtgaaaagaagaaaagaaataaatgatCAG CTAGAAGGACAGATCAGATCTCTAAATAGTAGCAGCAGCAGGAACGATTCTTTTTCTGTATTCagtatttaa
- the LOC108837256 gene encoding proline-rich receptor-like protein kinase PERK13 has translation MSDSPTSSPPADSTPPPDNSTGGGSAPPPTDSSAPPPSPPADSSPPPSVPSPPPATPPPESNPPPPPPDSSPPPPPDAPPVDSGSPPPEPANSPPPPPQEFASPPPPPNQDNTSPPSPPEQSPPPPPTPQASSPNGGPKKPNKSPPPSPPTDSPPAPPNAPPSHALPPKSPAVGGPLKSPSRGVHQFPPPPPNSNDGGYQGKTMAGMAVAGFALVALIAVVFFVRRKKKKNVDVYSDSQYLPPPNFSIKSDGFLYGQNATKGGYSGPGGYNTQQQQSNTGNSFGSQTGYARSGSTPDSAVMGSGQTHFAYEELMEITQGFAKQNILGEGGFGCVYKGKLHDGKLVAVKQLKVGSGQGDREFKAEVEIISRVHHRHLVSLVGYCISDDQRLLIYEYVPNQTLEHHLHGKGRPVLEWARRVRIAIGSAKGLAYLHEDCHPKIIHRDIKSANILLDDEFEAQVADFGLAKLSDSTQTHVSTRVMGTFGYLAPEYAQSGKLTDRSDVFSFGVVLLELITGRKPVDQYMPLGEESLVEWARPLLHKAIETGDFSDLVDRRLEKHYVENEVFRMIETAAACVRHSGPKRPRMAQVVRALDSEGDMGDISNGSKVGQNSAYDSIQYNSDDRKMAFGFDDSSDSGMHSGDYSVQSSRKGSKGASTEFTRNESENRNFNNRRF, from the exons ATGTCTGACTCCCCGACTTCTTCCCCACCCGCCGACTCCACTCCGCCGCCTGATAACTCCACCGGCGGCGGTTCTGCTCCTCCACCTACGGACTCCTCCGCACCACCTCCCTCTCCACCTGCTGATTCATCACCCCCGCCGAGTGTCCCATCTCCACCACCGGCGACTCCTCCTCCGGAATCCAATCCCCCGCCTCCACCGCCTGATTCCTCACCCCCTCCTCCCCCTGATGCTCCACCGGTTGACTCCGGTTCTCCACCACCGGAGCCCGCtaactctcctcctcctccccctcAGGAATTTGCATCACCACCGCCTCCGCCTAATCAAGACAACACCTCTCCTCCTTCTCCACCGGAACaatcacctcctcctcctcctactccTCAGGCGTCTTCACCAAACGGAGGACCCAAAAAACCGAACaaatcaccaccaccatcaccacCGACCGATTCTCCTCCGGCTCCTCCAAATGCGCCGCCGTCTCACGCGCTGCCGCCTAAGTCTCCCGCTGTAGGCGGACCTCTCAAGTCCCCATCCCGCGGCGTCCACCAATTCCCTCCGCCTCCTCCAAACAGCAACGACGGCGGCTATCAAGGCAAGACGATGGCCGGAATGGCAGTCGCCGGATTCGCACTCGTCGCCTTGATCGCCGTCGTGTTCTTCgtcagaagaaagaagaagaaaaacgtGGATGTGTACAGTGATTCTCAGTACTTGCCTCCTCCTAACTTCTCCATCAAGTCAG ATGGATTTTTATACGGACAGAATGCGACAAAAGGAGGATACTCTGGTCCTGGTGGTTACAACACACAGCAACAACAATCCAACACCGGAAACAGCTTTGGGAGCCAAACAGGTTACGCACGGTCAGGGAGTACACCTGACTCAGCTGTGATGGGAAGTGGTCAGACGCATTTCGCCTACGAAGAGCTGATGGAGATAACGCAAGGATTCGCCAAGCAAAACATACTCGGAGAAGGTGGGTTCGGGTGTGTCTACAAAGGTAAACTACACGACGGGAAGCTAGTTGCTGTGAAGCAGCTTAAGGTTGGTAGTGGACAAGGTGACCGTGAGTTTAAAGCAGAGGTTGAGATTATTAGCCGTGTTCATCATCGTCATTTGGTTTCTCTGGTTGGTTACTGTATCTCGGATGACCAGAGGTTGCTTATCTATGAGTATGTTCCAAACCAAACCTTGGAGCATCATTTGCATG GGAAGGGAAGGCCAGTCCTAGAGTGGGCTAGGAGAGTCCGAATCGCTATAGGTTCTGCCAAAGGCTTGGCGTATTTGCATGAAGACT GTCACCCAAAAATCATCCACAGAGACATTAAGTCAGCAAACATCCTGCTGGACGATGAGTTTGAAGCTCAG gTTGCTGACTTTGGACTTGCAAAACTTAGTGATTCAACACAAACCCATGTGTCGACTCGCGTTATGGGAACCTTTGG GTACTTGGCACCAGAATATGCACAAAGCGGGAAACTGACAGATAGAtcagatgttttctcttttggGGTTGTTCTCTTAGAACTTATTACTGGACGCAAACCAGTTGATcagtacatgcctttgggagaaGAGAGTTTAGTCGAATGG GCTCGTCCACTGCTTCATAAAGCCATTGAGACCGGTGATTTCAGCGATCTGGTTGATAGACGGCTCGAAAAACATTACGTCGAGAATGAAGTTTTCAGAATGATTGAAACGGCTGCTGCATGTGTTAGACATTCCGGTCCAAAACGTCCACGCATGGCTCAG GTTGTGAGAGCACTGGATAGTGAAGGGGACATGGGAGACATTAGCAACGGATCCAAAGTGGGACAAAACAGTGCTTATGACTCTATTCAGTATAACTCAGACGACAGGAAAATGGCGTTTGGTTTTGACGATAGTTCAGATTCAGGGATGCACAGTGGAGATTACTCTGTCCAAAGCTCCAGGAAAGGATCCAAAGGAGCCTCTACGGAGTTCACAAGGAACGAATCTGAGAACCGAAACTTCAATAACCGGCGGTTCTGA